One Deltaproteobacteria bacterium DNA window includes the following coding sequences:
- a CDS encoding sulfite exporter TauE/SafE family protein — protein MDSLWALVPLFFATAFIYSMAGFGGGSTYLALLVLFSLPHIMIPKVALLCNLVVVTGGSYFFIKERHFSFKKTVPFIVASIPAAYWGGTVLVQKEMFQLLLGFSLLAAALRMFLSESAFTIRSNVSWKSSWLVGLPLGFLLGGLAGLVGIGGGIFLSPILYFLGWTNAKQTAASSSVFILVNSVSGLIGQFAKEATVPPLELLLPLALAVLVGGAIGSRLGSQRLPKLILQRVTSALIFWVSLRLLHQGFLLMT, from the coding sequence ATGGACTCTTTGTGGGCCCTTGTCCCTTTATTTTTTGCAACCGCCTTCATCTACTCGATGGCCGGCTTTGGGGGTGGATCGACCTACCTCGCCTTACTCGTTCTCTTCTCGCTTCCTCACATCATGATCCCGAAGGTTGCCCTTCTCTGTAATTTGGTTGTCGTTACGGGCGGCAGTTATTTTTTTATCAAGGAGAGGCACTTTTCATTCAAGAAGACAGTGCCGTTTATTGTCGCGTCGATTCCGGCCGCCTATTGGGGAGGGACGGTCCTTGTTCAGAAGGAAATGTTCCAACTCCTGCTCGGTTTTTCATTACTTGCCGCTGCGCTCCGGATGTTTCTTTCGGAGTCGGCCTTTACAATTCGAAGTAATGTTTCCTGGAAGAGTTCTTGGCTCGTAGGGCTTCCGCTTGGTTTTCTGCTGGGGGGGCTTGCCGGTCTGGTCGGTATTGGAGGAGGGATTTTTCTCTCACCGATCCTCTACTTTTTGGGATGGACCAATGCCAAGCAGACGGCCGCCTCGTCGAGCGTCTTTATCCTGGTTAATTCGGTTTCTGGCCTGATCGGTCAGTTTGCCAAGGAGGCGACCGTTCCTCCCCTCGAACTCCTTTTGCCGTTGGCCTTGGCGGTCCTCGTGGGGGGAGCGATTGGAAGCCGTCTTGGTTCACAGAGGCTACCCAAACTGATTCTTCAACGGGTCACCTCCGCTCTGATTTTTTGGGTCTCATTGAGATTGCTTCATCAAGGTTTTCTCTTGATGACGTAA
- a CDS encoding bifunctional molybdenum cofactor biosynthesis protein MoaC/MoaB codes for MIDISGKIETLRTAVAESRILASTETIEKAFRGETPKGDVLNVARAAAVLAAKKTAELIPYCHPLHLDFVGVTFNKGENEIRIRTEAKTIAKTGVEMEALTAATIAALTVYDMLKGIDKEVVIGETKLVEKRGGKSDYGETFLKPLTAAVLVTSDSVSDGKKSDKSGKMIVEEMGRFPVKVLHYEIVPDDREKIRQKLLGWFEEGIQLVLTTGGTGLGPRDVTVEAVSEIIEREVPGIAEAMRGFGQRRTPYAMLSRGVVGVRGGTLFITLPGSSKGVVESIQAIFPNVLHLYNMMRGGGH; via the coding sequence ATGATCGATATCTCTGGAAAGATTGAGACGCTCCGGACGGCTGTCGCTGAGTCACGGATCCTGGCCAGCACCGAGACGATTGAAAAGGCGTTTAGGGGAGAGACACCGAAGGGGGATGTCCTCAATGTCGCCAGGGCGGCGGCGGTTCTCGCCGCCAAAAAGACTGCCGAACTGATTCCCTATTGCCATCCACTTCATCTGGACTTTGTCGGTGTCACCTTCAACAAAGGCGAAAACGAGATTCGGATCAGAACGGAGGCCAAAACGATTGCCAAAACCGGTGTTGAGATGGAGGCACTCACCGCTGCCACGATTGCGGCGTTGACGGTCTACGACATGCTCAAAGGGATCGACAAGGAGGTCGTGATCGGTGAAACCAAACTTGTCGAGAAGAGGGGAGGGAAGAGTGATTATGGGGAGACCTTTCTTAAGCCGCTGACCGCAGCCGTTTTGGTTACTTCAGACAGTGTCTCGGATGGCAAGAAATCGGACAAATCCGGCAAAATGATTGTGGAGGAGATGGGACGGTTTCCCGTCAAGGTTCTTCATTATGAAATTGTTCCGGATGATCGGGAAAAAATCCGCCAGAAGCTTCTAGGATGGTTCGAGGAGGGGATTCAACTGGTCCTGACAACGGGCGGGACGGGGCTTGGCCCAAGAGATGTAACGGTTGAGGCGGTCAGCGAGATAATCGAGCGTGAGGTCCCCGGCATTGCCGAGGCGATGCGGGGATTTGGCCAGAGGAGGACGCCGTACGCGATGCTCTCCCGCGGGGTTGTCGGGGTACGAGGGGGAACGCTTTTTATTACGCTCCCCGGCTCCTCCAAGGGAGTCGTCGAATCGATCCAGGCAATCTTTCCCAATGTGCTGCACCTCTACAATATGATGAGGGGGGGAGGTCACTAA
- the moaA gene encoding GTP 3',8-cyclase MoaA, giving the protein MLSDLFKRKIDYLRLSVTERCNLRCEYCMPFDSSSLRSSSLRASPSLHLLTFEEIERLVRILVSLGIRRVRLTGGEPFVRKNLPDLVRKLCQIPQLEEVLMTTNGILLKRYAQDLRGAGLKKINIHLDSLDAKKFRQVTRWGDLSGVLKGIEVARKVGFFPIKINTVLQKGFNDDEVENLLLFCVNRGFILRLIELMPIGPARERTQAFISCGEIRERLAEKYTLLPILLRRGSGPAVYYRVVELETEIGFISPVSQPFCERCNRIRISADGRFQDCLAYDGRFSLRDLLRDPDCSDEAIARQIADLMQGKRESHFNFAQWEEERTPCMYGIGG; this is encoded by the coding sequence ATGTTATCGGACCTCTTTAAACGAAAGATTGATTATCTTCGCCTTTCGGTCACCGAACGTTGCAATCTGCGTTGTGAGTATTGCATGCCCTTCGACTCCTCCTCGCTTCGCTCGTCGTCGCTCAGGGCAAGCCCCTCTCTCCACCTTCTTACTTTTGAGGAGATAGAACGGCTCGTTCGAATCCTCGTCTCGCTCGGGATCCGCCGGGTAAGGCTCACGGGAGGAGAGCCGTTTGTGAGAAAAAATCTTCCAGATCTCGTCCGCAAACTTTGCCAAATTCCTCAGTTGGAGGAAGTTCTGATGACAACCAATGGAATTCTTTTAAAAAGGTATGCCCAGGATCTGAGAGGTGCAGGACTGAAAAAAATCAATATTCACCTCGATTCACTCGATGCCAAAAAATTCAGACAAGTGACCCGTTGGGGCGATCTTTCAGGGGTGCTGAAGGGCATCGAAGTAGCTCGCAAGGTTGGATTTTTTCCAATTAAGATCAATACGGTTCTCCAAAAAGGTTTCAATGATGATGAAGTCGAAAATCTCCTTCTCTTTTGTGTCAATCGAGGGTTTATCCTGCGGCTGATCGAACTGATGCCGATCGGCCCGGCCCGTGAGAGGACTCAAGCTTTCATTTCTTGCGGAGAGATTCGGGAAAGGCTTGCGGAAAAATACACACTTCTCCCCATTCTGCTTCGGAGGGGAAGCGGCCCGGCTGTTTATTATCGGGTCGTTGAACTTGAAACAGAGATCGGCTTCATCTCTCCCGTTTCACAGCCGTTTTGTGAGCGGTGTAACCGGATCCGGATCTCGGCCGATGGAAGGTTCCAGGATTGTTTGGCCTATGACGGGAGATTCTCCTTGAGAGATCTGTTGAGGGATCCGGACTGTTCCGATGAGGCGATTGCCCGACAAATCGCGGACCTTATGCAGGGAAAACGGGAGAGCCATTTTAATTTTGCTCAGTGGGAAGAAGAAAGGACGCCCTGCATGTACGGGATTGGAGGGTAA
- a CDS encoding molybdenum cofactor biosynthesis protein MoaE, whose protein sequence is MIQITEGSIDVSDVLASVADQKAGASVHFIGTVREEPGIKGLRYEYYKGMTEKLLCEIVEEAKKRSPLRKVSVVHRVGWVPIGEVSVVVAVSSAHRHEAFEACRFLIEEIKQKVPIWKRNLPVVPITGVILAGGRSSRFGSNKAFATYEGIPLIDRVVNVMSPLFQKLVIVTNNPAEYERLHLPLLRDLEPYKGPLGGIYTAFRQTSNDTLFVVGCDMPLLSEEVIRKIIEQGKGADAAVPVWENNREYLMALYSRRLLPLFGRFLREGRLSLRGLCGEVNNIVWVPIDGKLAWNVNTEGDLRELEATDVIGPL, encoded by the coding sequence ATGATTCAAATTACTGAAGGGTCTATTGATGTCTCTGACGTTCTGGCCTCTGTGGCTGATCAGAAGGCGGGTGCCTCCGTTCATTTTATCGGGACGGTCCGGGAGGAGCCGGGGATTAAAGGGCTCCGTTATGAATACTACAAAGGGATGACGGAGAAATTGCTCTGTGAGATTGTGGAAGAGGCCAAAAAAAGATCACCCCTGCGAAAGGTCTCCGTTGTTCATCGGGTTGGCTGGGTGCCGATCGGTGAGGTGTCGGTTGTTGTCGCGGTCTCTTCGGCCCATCGTCACGAGGCTTTTGAGGCCTGTCGGTTTCTGATTGAAGAGATCAAACAAAAGGTCCCGATCTGGAAGAGAAACCTTCCAGTCGTCCCGATCACCGGCGTCATCCTCGCGGGGGGGCGTTCCAGCCGGTTCGGTTCGAACAAGGCATTCGCCACGTATGAGGGGATTCCGTTAATCGATCGAGTGGTTAATGTGATGTCACCCTTGTTTCAGAAACTGGTCATTGTGACCAACAACCCTGCCGAGTACGAGCGTCTCCACCTGCCATTACTACGCGACCTTGAACCTTACAAAGGTCCGCTCGGTGGAATTTACACGGCGTTTCGTCAGACCTCTAATGACACCCTCTTTGTCGTGGGGTGTGACATGCCGCTTCTCAGTGAAGAGGTGATTCGCAAGATCATTGAACAGGGAAAGGGGGCGGATGCGGCGGTCCCGGTTTGGGAGAACAATCGGGAATATCTGATGGCCCTCTATTCGCGGAGACTTCTGCCACTGTTCGGTCGCTTTCTCCGAGAGGGACGACTCTCCTTGAGAGGGCTTTGCGGCGAAGTTAATAACATCGTTTGGGTCCCGATCGACGGGAAATTGGCCTGGAATGTCAACACCGAGGGTGATTTGCGAGAACTGGAGGCAACCGATGTTATCGGACCTCTTTAA
- a CDS encoding MoaD/ThiS family protein: MKVRLLFFSILRDYFHESEKEIEMDEPVQARTLFLSLFKDSRLACQFLRSTRFALNNEYVAPETVIRGGDELAFIPPTSGG; this comes from the coding sequence ATGAAGGTCCGTCTGCTGTTTTTTTCTATCCTGCGGGATTATTTTCATGAATCCGAGAAGGAGATTGAAATGGATGAGCCTGTGCAAGCCCGCACGCTCTTCCTCTCTCTTTTTAAAGATTCAAGACTTGCCTGCCAGTTTTTGAGATCGACCCGTTTTGCCTTGAACAACGAATACGTTGCTCCGGAGACGGTCATCAGAGGCGGGGATGAACTGGCCTTTATCCCGCCCACAAGCGGAGGTTAA